The proteins below come from a single Oncorhynchus keta strain PuntledgeMale-10-30-2019 chromosome 1, Oket_V2, whole genome shotgun sequence genomic window:
- the LOC118371583 gene encoding uncharacterized protein LOC118371583, producing MEPTGSTLDMQMKSVERSTVFLRQEHLTLLHGLHLEILSLQKRCTELTSELNVKPPGKSELDLAEEEEQLEARCLEVEDRLAEQQCTLGELRKELIHKGVLVGALRANLKDKERRFLDELKSRSHRSTVLNTELQKQTEAAAYLSFQLHAARQKLHHQRLQQRQQALRENRENRDHHGKPPGLQYSQAAEWDTATFSPFSPQSPSGFSNASNASSAIASPVVKPKRRGSRATSGHQLRAERARECVPQEKVMGPAEPTAMPDPALFLHPHRRHHRSRARHSHSPAHRQPPLVGERGEEEGGGEGPMEPQDGAPPRMAATATAPTAGWSDQG from the exons ATGGAACCTACAGGCTCCACCTTGGACATGCAGATGAAGAGTGTTGAGAGGAGTACAGTGTTTCTCAGACAGGAACATCTCACCCTACTGCATGGCCTACACCTGGAGATACTGTCCTTGCAGAAACGATGCACCG AGTTGACATCTGAGCTGAATGTGAAGCCTCCAGGCAAGAGTGAACTGG ACCTggcggaggaggaagagcagctggAGGCCCGCTGTCTGGAGGTCGAAGATCGCCTGGCCGAGCAGCAGTGCACCCTGGGAGAGCTGCGTAAAGAGCTGATTCACAAGGGGGTGCTGGTAGGCGCGCTGCGGGCTAACCTCAAGGACAAGGAGCGCCGCTTCCTGGACGAGCTGAAGAGCCGCAGCCACCGCTCCACGGTGCTCAACACAGAGCTGCAGAAGCAGACCGAGGCGGCAGCCTACCTCTCCTTCCAGCTGCACGCCGCCCGCCAGAAACTGCACCACCAGAGACTGCAGCAGAGGCAGCAGGCCCTCAGGGAGAACCGGGAGAATAGGGATCATCATGGGAAACCCCCTGGGCTCCAGTACAGCCAAGCAGCTGAGTGGGACACGGCCACCTTTTCTCCATTTTCTCCTCAGTCGCCCTCCGGTTTCTCCAATGCCTCCAACGCCAGCTCCGCCATAGCCTCCCCTGTGGTAAAGCCTAAACGCAGGGGCAGCAGGGCCACATCAGGGCACCAGCTCCGGGCGGAGAGGGCCAGGGAGTGTGTCCCCCAGGAGAAGGTGATGGGTCCCGCAGAGCCCACCGCCATGCCTGACCCAGCGCTGTTCCTCCACCCTCACCGCAGGCACCACAGGTCCAGGGCCAGGCATTCCCACTCCCCGGCCCACAGACAGCCTCCTCTGGtgggggaaagaggggaggaggaggggggtggagaggggcCAATGGAGCCCCAGGATGGAGCACCTCCTAGAATGGCAGCCACGGCCACAGCGCCAACTGCTGGCTGGTCAGATCAAGGCTGA